A part of Terriglobus roseus genomic DNA contains:
- a CDS encoding glycosyltransferase family 4 protein, with protein sequence MKTPSNAPTTLESSSAGSTKVVVVHNGARDRYQVALALSKAGLLECLVTDFFWSEETAFGRMLAAWLPKRVLAVLRQRSAPGLPKSQVKTCVSAGIGGFFLDKARFVPFNARRWLTRKADARLGRLAGHIAARSDAELLSYSYYAFDAFEAAGRAGILFQLHPHPETMRSLLQAELVSHPDCAHSLQQEWELNLPQDDFERLVHETRMPHASLVASSFTKRSLVAHGVNANSVRVVPYGIDLEKFRPDLTLQRDPLKPLRLLFVGRINQRKGIKYLLQALALLPDAPIELTVCGRVLDGLELFEREARRVTVRPSVSSEELVKAYQSADLFVLPSVGEGFGQVLLEALACGLPVLSTTNTAAPDLIHNGVEGFIVDARSPEQIAERLEWSLAHRDELLAMRLAARSCAETFPWARFHEGVVRCVRDVMAGHAAYEEAA encoded by the coding sequence ATGAAGACGCCCTCCAATGCTCCTACCACCTTAGAGTCTAGTAGCGCCGGATCGACCAAAGTAGTCGTAGTACACAACGGTGCCCGTGACCGCTACCAGGTAGCACTTGCGCTATCAAAAGCAGGGCTACTCGAATGCCTTGTCACCGATTTCTTCTGGTCGGAAGAGACCGCCTTCGGTCGCATGTTGGCGGCATGGCTACCAAAGCGAGTGCTTGCTGTTCTTAGACAGCGCAGTGCACCAGGCTTGCCTAAGTCACAAGTCAAAACCTGTGTCAGCGCAGGTATCGGCGGTTTTTTTCTCGATAAAGCCCGCTTTGTGCCCTTCAATGCACGACGCTGGCTCACACGAAAGGCTGACGCTCGTCTTGGGCGCCTGGCAGGCCATATTGCTGCGCGCAGTGACGCAGAGTTACTGAGCTACAGCTATTACGCGTTCGATGCATTTGAAGCGGCTGGACGCGCGGGCATTTTGTTTCAGCTGCACCCCCACCCTGAAACCATGCGCTCGTTGCTGCAAGCGGAGTTAGTGTCACATCCGGATTGTGCTCACTCGCTTCAACAAGAATGGGAGCTGAATCTACCGCAGGACGACTTCGAGCGGCTCGTACATGAAACAAGGATGCCCCATGCTTCTCTGGTGGCTTCTTCCTTCACAAAGCGCAGCCTAGTGGCTCATGGCGTAAACGCGAATTCTGTACGAGTGGTTCCCTACGGAATTGACCTTGAGAAGTTCCGTCCCGATCTCACATTGCAGCGCGACCCATTGAAGCCGCTGCGCCTGTTATTTGTCGGTCGCATCAATCAACGAAAAGGCATCAAGTATCTGCTACAGGCGCTCGCTCTTCTTCCTGATGCACCAATTGAACTCACAGTCTGCGGTCGCGTTCTTGATGGACTTGAGCTGTTCGAACGCGAAGCACGTCGTGTAACAGTTCGCCCATCCGTAAGCTCAGAAGAGCTCGTGAAGGCATACCAGAGCGCAGATCTGTTCGTACTTCCGTCTGTTGGAGAAGGCTTTGGGCAAGTATTGCTTGAGGCGCTCGCATGTGGACTGCCTGTGCTATCGACAACAAACACCGCAGCGCCAGACCTGATTCACAACGGTGTTGAAGGCTTTATCGTCGACGCGCGCAGCCCCGAACAAATTGCAGAGCGACTTGAGTGGTCATTGGCACACCGTGATGAGTTGCTGGCCATGCGACTAGCGGCACGATCATGCGCAGAGACGTTTCCATGGGCGCGTTTTCATGAGGGAGTTGTGCGGTGTGTTCGTGACGTTATGGCTGGCCACGCAGCGTACGAGGAGGCCGCCTAA
- a CDS encoding GumC family protein: MPAEYLQTVLRHRWLIAAMMLAGVTLSVLLHLTTQPLYEARTSVEIQPMNSDFMDARSVAPTATLPSDTVLQTQIKLLSSESLSERVQKQFNGESHPDVVMQNDLLSRLLRTLHLQSGSQIAYEKLIEDTAKNVKVKPSGISQLIEVTCRSWDAAFAARYCNALISEFQEIDLESRATQAKHISDWLVQQAADVRQKAEDSQHRLEVATGGNGLLLNTPTDAMGEQRLREMQTELVRAQADRMQKQAELTEMQDGSADASPDSPAYIALKSRLSDLQAQEAALSNLTDANPKMIHLHAQMAETERAMQHEKGVTTSKLQQAFQAAKHREDLLGLSYRALEGTVSSTLEKSSEIEILRREVQSEQQLYQTLLQRAKEAGFASAVPASTIRIVDTARIPRISVYPQRGMNAILGAFIGLAIGIAIAFVLERQVPRLRLPGDIGRFIKLDELGVIPSPHVELELAAHIKPPLQGALTLSTYRTGATSRDTSTVWRDEALVAEAYRNTTFSVLLSQPDRRSRVFVVTSPEANEGKTTVVTNLGIALSKAKLRVALVDGDLRKPRLHEVLGVDNNKGLRNLLIDGVAAHEDQLDLFWKPTNYENLFLIPSGTGKASISDLLHSAQLDVLFGKLSNAFDVVLIDSPPVLHMSDARILAGHASRTILVFRSGVTKRANAVTVRNMLQRDRVTIAGSILNDFDPRREGQRAYYKGYYEYRGTGADREATT; the protein is encoded by the coding sequence ATGCCAGCGGAGTATCTCCAGACTGTGTTGCGCCATCGCTGGCTCATCGCCGCCATGATGCTCGCGGGAGTTACGCTCAGCGTGCTTCTGCACCTAACCACTCAACCTCTATATGAAGCGCGTACTTCCGTTGAGATCCAACCCATGAATAGCGATTTCATGGATGCTCGCAGCGTCGCACCCACCGCCACTTTACCTAGCGATACAGTCCTCCAAACGCAAATCAAGTTACTCAGCAGTGAGTCGCTTTCCGAGCGCGTGCAGAAGCAATTCAATGGCGAAAGCCATCCTGACGTTGTCATGCAGAACGATTTGCTATCGCGCTTGTTGCGAACCCTTCATCTGCAATCCGGCAGTCAGATCGCGTATGAAAAGCTAATCGAGGACACTGCCAAAAATGTAAAAGTTAAGCCCAGTGGCATATCTCAATTGATAGAGGTCACCTGCCGCTCGTGGGATGCTGCGTTTGCTGCGCGCTACTGCAACGCGCTGATATCAGAGTTTCAAGAGATCGATCTCGAAAGCAGAGCCACGCAGGCCAAACACATCAGCGACTGGCTTGTGCAACAGGCGGCTGACGTTCGACAGAAGGCTGAGGACTCGCAACATCGCCTAGAGGTTGCCACTGGCGGCAATGGTCTTCTTCTCAATACCCCTACCGACGCCATGGGGGAACAACGTCTTCGTGAGATGCAGACGGAGCTTGTGCGAGCGCAAGCTGATCGTATGCAGAAGCAGGCTGAATTGACCGAGATGCAGGACGGCTCGGCCGATGCTTCTCCGGATAGTCCAGCTTACATAGCTCTTAAGTCGCGCTTGTCTGACCTGCAGGCACAGGAAGCGGCGTTATCAAACCTAACGGACGCTAATCCTAAAATGATCCATTTGCATGCCCAGATGGCGGAGACAGAGCGGGCGATGCAACATGAGAAAGGTGTCACTACCTCCAAATTGCAACAAGCGTTCCAAGCTGCGAAACATCGCGAAGACCTTTTGGGATTGAGTTATCGCGCGCTGGAAGGTACTGTATCCTCCACCCTGGAGAAGAGTTCCGAAATCGAAATCCTGCGGCGTGAGGTGCAGTCGGAACAGCAGCTCTATCAGACATTGCTACAGCGCGCCAAAGAAGCAGGCTTTGCATCGGCAGTGCCCGCGTCTACGATTCGCATTGTCGATACCGCGCGAATTCCTCGAATCTCTGTCTATCCGCAACGTGGAATGAACGCTATCCTGGGAGCGTTCATTGGCCTGGCAATCGGCATCGCAATCGCCTTCGTTCTGGAGCGGCAAGTACCTCGGCTTCGCCTTCCCGGTGACATCGGTCGATTCATTAAGTTGGACGAGCTTGGTGTAATTCCCTCACCGCATGTCGAACTCGAGCTAGCGGCACACATTAAGCCGCCTCTGCAAGGTGCCCTCACACTCTCTACCTATCGCACTGGGGCTACGTCTCGCGACACCAGCACTGTCTGGCGCGATGAGGCGCTTGTGGCGGAAGCATACCGAAACACTACCTTCTCAGTGTTGCTGTCACAACCAGATCGACGTTCCCGTGTTTTTGTTGTCACTTCACCTGAAGCAAACGAAGGCAAAACCACAGTCGTAACGAATCTTGGCATTGCTCTTAGCAAAGCGAAGCTGCGCGTGGCACTGGTGGACGGCGATCTTCGCAAGCCGCGTTTGCATGAAGTGCTTGGAGTGGACAACAACAAGGGGTTGAGGAATCTGTTGATCGATGGCGTGGCGGCTCATGAGGATCAGTTGGACCTGTTCTGGAAGCCAACTAACTATGAGAACCTGTTCCTCATTCCGTCTGGTACTGGCAAGGCGTCCATCTCTGACCTGCTTCACTCGGCACAACTGGATGTTTTGTTTGGAAAACTATCCAATGCGTTCGACGTGGTTCTGATTGACTCACCACCGGTATTGCACATGTCAGATGCACGCATCCTTGCAGGCCACGCGAGCCGCACCATATTGGTGTTCCGCTCAGGCGTTACCAAGAGGGCAAATGCAGTCACGGTACGCAATATGCTGCAACGAGACCGCGTGACGATCGCCGGGAGCATTCTGAATGACTTCGATCCGAGACGAGAAGGTCAGCGGGCGTACTACAAAGGCTATTACGAATATCGCGGAACGGGCGCGGATCGCGAGGCGACCACCTGA
- a CDS encoding polysaccharide biosynthesis/export family protein yields the protein MSWILATSMCAYGQSLAPQAIPPVDRTTQLDGTTETVASGDQLQVNVEDLDEVHNLNVRIASDGNLDLPLVGLVPVDGLTIAGLRARLTERYSKYVRQPVITVSVLTSQSRTVSVVGEVNSPSVQEITGTLTVVSAITKAGGIRPDAGPKVILTRDAKAGILPLPGATVTPDGHSRIALSLDDLLAAKAPENNISLRAGDVVSIPKGSLVYVIGNVHRAGGFPLRSSGSISLVEALALAEGLSPNARSQDAKILRLVNPGGEKRQEIPVNINQILAGKQADPMLFADDILFVPNSAAKSGARRTAEAILQVTTGILIYR from the coding sequence GTGAGTTGGATTCTTGCAACGAGTATGTGCGCCTATGGACAGTCGCTTGCGCCGCAGGCGATTCCACCTGTAGATCGGACCACGCAATTGGACGGCACGACCGAGACCGTCGCCAGCGGAGATCAACTCCAGGTGAACGTTGAGGATCTGGATGAGGTGCATAACCTCAATGTTCGAATTGCTTCCGATGGAAATCTTGATCTTCCGCTTGTAGGTTTAGTACCCGTAGACGGACTGACTATAGCTGGATTGCGGGCCAGATTAACGGAGCGCTACTCCAAATACGTCCGCCAACCCGTGATCACGGTATCAGTACTCACCAGCCAGAGCAGAACCGTTTCTGTGGTGGGCGAGGTGAATTCGCCGAGCGTGCAGGAGATTACCGGCACTCTGACAGTAGTCTCGGCCATCACCAAAGCGGGTGGAATACGCCCGGACGCTGGTCCCAAGGTCATCCTCACAAGAGATGCCAAGGCTGGCATACTCCCCCTGCCAGGTGCCACCGTCACTCCTGACGGACATTCCCGCATTGCTTTGTCCCTAGATGATCTTCTGGCGGCCAAGGCCCCTGAAAATAACATCTCGCTTCGAGCCGGCGACGTCGTGTCGATTCCGAAGGGCAGCTTAGTTTACGTAATCGGCAACGTACACCGCGCCGGCGGATTTCCGCTTCGCTCCAGTGGCAGCATCTCCCTGGTTGAAGCTCTGGCGCTTGCAGAAGGCTTGTCTCCGAACGCTCGCAGTCAAGACGCCAAAATACTGCGCCTTGTGAACCCAGGCGGTGAGAAACGACAGGAAATACCGGTCAATATCAACCAGATACTGGCTGGCAAGCAAGCCGACCCAATGTTATTCGCAGATGACATTCTCTTCGTTCCCAACAGTGCGGCAAAGTCCGGCGCGCGCAGAACTGCAGAGGCCATTCTGCAGGTCACAACCGGGATCCTGATTTACCGCTGA
- a CDS encoding MGH1-like glycoside hydrolase domain-containing protein, protein MPNQEKQTTPFQYEEVAEQKRLNEAREAGVPWKKWGPYLSERQWGTVREDYSKDGNAWDYFSHDQSRSRAYRWGEDGMAGYSDDKQLLCFCMSLWNGKDPILKERMFGLTNSESNHGEDVKEYYFYVDSTPTHSYMKYLYKYPQSAYPYNDLIETNRGRSREEFEYELLDTGIFDEDRYFDVFVEYAKGSPEDTLVRITIHNRGPEDAQLYLLPTLWFRNTWTWEQDAAKPVIRQIENTKIHASHQDLGEYVLECENASDLLFTENESNNERLWGQPNASPYVKDAFHRYVISGDNGAVNSSKTGTKAAALYRLDVPAGGSQVVRLRLGAMPAGFDTFDQVFESRLADANEFYDRITPPSLNEDQRRVERQALAGMLWSKQYYYFDLDRWLTEHDAHPFVGNMTGTCRNSEWFHMLNSDILSMPDKWEYPWYAAWDLAFHTISLSLVDFDFAKEQLLLLLRNLYAHPNGQIPAYEWNFGDVNPPVHAWATLFLYRIESELGRADLRFLERSFQGLMLNFNWWSNRKDPQGRNVFAGGFLGLDNIGIFDRSAPLPTGGNLDQADGTAWMAFFCQCMLEIALILTEYDPMYEDMAYRFLEHFVWIAFAMDRIGNNQDSMWDSEDGFFYDLLHFPNGDSMRLKIRSMVGLLPLCASTVLEHDTVKKHPRMIELIQLFRKRHPEVIEKISSAEDLDKGGYLERRLLTTCNRKKLSSVLRYALDENEFLGPYGIRSLSKYHLQHPFVMYVGGQEYKVQYLPAESNTGMFGGNSNWRGPVWMPVNALIIRGLLQMYPFYGPDFKVECPTGSGNYMNLFEVAKELGDRLSKTFLRDENGKRPVYGGTKKFQEDPYWKDYILFFEYFHGDNGAGLGASHQTGWTGLVARTLDLFARLQPEALLKAPKSIMADMTRDQVAGVPSNPVS, encoded by the coding sequence ATGCCGAATCAGGAGAAGCAGACCACGCCATTTCAATATGAAGAAGTGGCAGAGCAGAAGAGGTTGAACGAAGCTCGTGAAGCAGGAGTTCCGTGGAAAAAATGGGGCCCCTACCTCAGTGAACGCCAGTGGGGAACAGTGCGGGAAGACTACAGCAAAGACGGCAATGCTTGGGATTACTTCAGCCATGATCAGTCGAGATCGCGTGCATATCGCTGGGGCGAAGACGGGATGGCGGGATATAGCGACGACAAGCAGTTGCTCTGCTTCTGTATGTCTCTATGGAATGGCAAGGATCCGATCCTGAAGGAGCGTATGTTTGGACTGACGAACAGCGAGTCCAATCACGGAGAAGATGTAAAGGAATATTACTTCTATGTAGATAGCACTCCCACCCACTCCTACATGAAGTACTTATACAAATATCCGCAATCTGCTTATCCCTACAATGATTTGATTGAAACGAATCGCGGCAGATCACGTGAAGAGTTCGAATACGAACTGCTTGATACAGGCATCTTCGACGAAGACCGCTACTTCGACGTGTTCGTCGAATATGCAAAGGGAAGTCCCGAAGATACTTTGGTGCGTATCACGATTCACAATCGCGGTCCGGAGGATGCACAGCTCTATCTTCTTCCCACACTTTGGTTTCGCAACACATGGACGTGGGAACAGGACGCTGCGAAACCTGTCATTCGTCAAATCGAAAACACAAAGATTCATGCATCTCACCAAGATCTCGGCGAATACGTTCTGGAATGCGAAAATGCGAGCGACCTGCTATTCACCGAGAACGAGTCCAATAATGAAAGGTTATGGGGACAACCTAACGCCTCGCCATATGTGAAAGATGCTTTTCATCGCTATGTCATCTCAGGTGACAACGGCGCGGTGAATTCGTCGAAGACTGGCACCAAGGCAGCCGCACTGTATAGGCTCGACGTGCCTGCAGGCGGTAGTCAGGTGGTGCGTCTGCGGTTGGGTGCGATGCCAGCAGGGTTCGACACTTTCGACCAAGTCTTTGAGTCCCGGCTAGCGGACGCAAATGAGTTCTACGATCGAATCACGCCTCCGAGTTTGAATGAAGACCAACGTCGCGTTGAGCGTCAGGCACTTGCGGGGATGTTATGGAGTAAGCAGTATTACTATTTTGACCTGGATAGATGGCTGACCGAGCATGATGCGCATCCGTTCGTAGGAAACATGACTGGGACCTGCCGCAACAGCGAATGGTTTCACATGCTGAATAGTGACATCCTCTCCATGCCGGACAAATGGGAGTACCCGTGGTATGCAGCGTGGGATCTGGCGTTCCATACTATCTCGCTTTCACTCGTCGATTTCGATTTCGCAAAGGAGCAACTACTCCTGTTGTTGCGTAATCTTTACGCACATCCCAACGGACAGATCCCCGCATACGAATGGAATTTCGGTGATGTGAACCCGCCAGTCCATGCGTGGGCGACACTTTTCCTCTACAGGATTGAGAGCGAACTGGGACGTGCCGATCTGCGTTTTCTGGAACGTTCCTTTCAGGGCCTCATGCTGAACTTCAACTGGTGGTCGAACCGCAAGGACCCTCAGGGACGAAACGTATTCGCCGGTGGCTTCTTGGGGTTAGACAACATTGGTATCTTCGATCGCAGTGCGCCACTTCCGACTGGTGGAAACCTGGACCAGGCGGACGGCACGGCTTGGATGGCTTTTTTCTGCCAATGCATGTTGGAGATTGCTCTCATACTCACCGAGTATGACCCGATGTATGAGGACATGGCATACCGATTCCTCGAACACTTTGTTTGGATTGCATTCGCGATGGATCGCATAGGCAACAATCAGGACTCGATGTGGGATTCAGAGGATGGCTTCTTCTACGATCTGTTGCATTTTCCAAATGGCGACTCCATGCGGCTAAAAATTCGCTCTATGGTTGGCTTGTTGCCGCTTTGTGCTTCAACTGTCCTTGAACATGACACAGTGAAAAAGCACCCGCGGATGATTGAACTTATCCAACTCTTCCGCAAACGTCACCCCGAGGTGATTGAGAAGATTTCTTCCGCGGAAGATCTCGACAAGGGCGGATATTTGGAACGGCGCCTGCTCACAACGTGCAATAGGAAGAAGCTATCCAGTGTCCTCCGATACGCTCTCGACGAAAATGAATTTCTTGGGCCGTACGGCATACGTTCACTCTCCAAGTATCATCTCCAGCACCCGTTTGTGATGTACGTCGGCGGCCAGGAGTATAAGGTGCAGTACCTTCCTGCCGAATCAAACACGGGAATGTTTGGTGGAAATTCCAACTGGCGAGGACCAGTGTGGATGCCCGTGAATGCGCTTATTATTCGGGGACTGCTGCAGATGTATCCCTTTTATGGTCCGGACTTCAAAGTGGAATGTCCCACGGGTTCAGGGAACTACATGAACCTCTTTGAAGTTGCCAAAGAACTCGGAGATCGGTTGTCAAAAACCTTCCTACGGGATGAGAACGGAAAGCGGCCGGTATATGGAGGGACAAAGAAATTCCAGGAAGATCCGTATTGGAAAGACTACATACTATTCTTTGAATATTTTCACGGCGACAACGGTGCTGGCCTAGGGGCGAGCCATCAGACGGGTTGGACTGGACTAGTGGCTCGGACCCTAGACTTGTTCGCTCGACTGCAGCCGGAAGCTTTGCTGAAGGCACCGAAGTCAATAATGGCGGATATGACACGAGATCAAGTCGCAGGTGTGCCATCAAACCCGGTTAGCTAA
- a CDS encoding lipopolysaccharide biosynthesis protein — translation MSNALAEEPLLSEEFLVPLPAATREGIPSEVAKHVAKGVSVLSAAVFIERGATFLANVLAVRLAGPATFGAYSVGITTANNISVYAAGGIGTTATRFSGKYPYDGGSYRVFAQVMATISLCSAALAALALTLGASPIAALLHRADLAGLLRIAGITAAGMVLLECARGFFVGQQRLVALAALSLLVGLGMLALIPAMAMTGNAKSMVASHGAVTIGAVLLCCVMAARLHLQPPIGRDSGIAFFPLMREVWSYGLVQLSGLVSANVAGWWVTALVARGDSTLAQISFFSIASQLRNLIGLIPSLLTEGSFSAMATPGEGTGTAQRVMMLCTFASTAVSFVVAAITMVGAPLLLRLIYGQVYANAALAVCIAVGVAVIQMGNAPPSARLSVVSIRLTAVINTAWAVTTALLGTALMLHGGNAAQAMAVFLAAHILIALLVLIGLQRRDRLPSGMVSLFIISTSGIVSLALLSAVRVTHPADSGLLSLLMLCVVTLCTMLLYRLGKKQSCLPSQAMLLSLRHRILSSLRRLPSFTAGGKQ, via the coding sequence ATGTCGAATGCGCTCGCAGAAGAACCGTTGCTTAGCGAGGAGTTCCTCGTTCCGTTGCCCGCTGCAACGCGTGAGGGGATTCCGTCAGAGGTCGCGAAGCACGTGGCGAAAGGCGTCTCGGTCCTGAGCGCCGCAGTCTTCATCGAGCGTGGAGCGACCTTTCTTGCGAACGTACTTGCGGTGCGCCTTGCCGGGCCAGCAACCTTCGGCGCTTACTCAGTCGGCATCACTACTGCGAACAACATTTCGGTGTACGCGGCAGGCGGCATCGGCACCACCGCGACGCGCTTCTCAGGAAAGTATCCCTACGATGGCGGCAGCTATCGCGTGTTCGCGCAAGTAATGGCTACCATCTCACTCTGCTCGGCTGCCTTGGCAGCATTGGCACTGACGCTGGGAGCATCGCCCATCGCGGCTCTGTTACATCGAGCTGATCTGGCCGGGCTATTGCGCATTGCAGGTATCACCGCAGCGGGCATGGTGCTGCTGGAATGCGCACGCGGATTCTTTGTGGGACAGCAACGCCTGGTGGCGCTTGCAGCTCTCTCGCTGTTGGTGGGACTTGGCATGCTGGCATTGATCCCGGCAATGGCAATGACTGGGAACGCGAAGAGCATGGTTGCATCGCATGGTGCGGTGACTATCGGTGCAGTACTTCTCTGCTGCGTGATGGCCGCACGTCTTCATCTACAACCTCCTATCGGACGTGATAGCGGGATAGCATTCTTCCCTCTTATGCGCGAGGTGTGGAGCTACGGTCTTGTGCAGCTTTCAGGGCTTGTTAGCGCAAATGTCGCAGGATGGTGGGTCACGGCTCTGGTGGCACGCGGCGACTCTACCCTCGCACAAATCAGCTTCTTCTCCATTGCAAGCCAGCTAAGAAACCTCATTGGCCTGATCCCTTCTCTGTTAACGGAGGGCAGTTTTTCAGCAATGGCTACACCTGGGGAAGGAACGGGTACAGCCCAGCGCGTGATGATGCTTTGCACCTTTGCTTCAACAGCCGTGAGTTTTGTTGTAGCTGCAATCACGATGGTTGGTGCTCCACTACTGCTGCGCCTTATCTATGGGCAGGTCTACGCGAACGCTGCACTTGCGGTATGCATTGCCGTGGGAGTGGCCGTCATTCAGATGGGAAATGCACCGCCATCGGCGCGCCTCAGCGTAGTGTCGATCCGGTTGACTGCCGTAATCAATACAGCATGGGCGGTAACAACCGCACTTCTTGGAACTGCTCTTATGTTGCACGGCGGCAACGCTGCTCAAGCTATGGCAGTGTTCCTCGCGGCACACATCCTGATCGCATTATTAGTGCTGATTGGACTGCAACGACGTGACCGTCTTCCCTCTGGCATGGTTTCGCTCTTCATCATAAGCACCAGCGGGATTGTTTCTCTTGCGCTACTAAGTGCTGTACGTGTTACACATCCGGCCGACAGTGGTTTGTTGTCGTTGCTGATGCTGTGCGTCGTCACACTTTGCACAATGCTTCTATATCGACTTGGCAAGAAACAGTCCTGCCTGCCCAGCCAGGCAATGCTGCTAAGCCTTCGCCATCGGATTCTGTCCTCCCTGCGCCGCCTTCCTTCCTTCACGGCAGGAGGCAAACAATGA
- a CDS encoding transporter, producing the protein MKIRFANALLFLGLRFVVASSCSPQSLSPRAYVVVPVHSNAVTLTYSLNAGNVVFNDSLPVTNSGGRIGSEIFSYFHTFGFLGRSANVTFLLPYEVGHFHGDVNGTQQQLYRSGLGAFAGRVSVNLVGGRAMNIQEFSHWSQKTVIGTSLTIQTSTGQYDDARLINVGQHRWSFKPEIGLSRRFGHWVVDGYGAVWFFTPNNDFFTNSPGSKGPNLQTQNPMGAVEAHLSYDVKPRLWVSIDGNYWHGGATNLNGIETPTTLQANSRIGVTAAIPVSKRQSLKFSYSNGTYTTFGGDFQNVSVAWQYSWIGHPR; encoded by the coding sequence ATGAAAATCAGGTTCGCCAACGCGCTCTTGTTTCTCGGCTTACGCTTTGTCGTGGCCAGTTCCTGCAGCCCGCAGAGCCTGAGCCCACGAGCTTACGTTGTTGTACCGGTTCATTCGAATGCGGTCACATTGACCTACTCGTTGAACGCAGGCAATGTAGTGTTCAATGACTCGCTTCCAGTCACAAACTCTGGAGGAAGAATTGGAAGTGAGATCTTCAGCTACTTTCATACATTTGGTTTCTTGGGGCGCTCGGCAAACGTGACTTTCCTATTGCCTTATGAAGTAGGGCATTTTCACGGCGATGTTAACGGAACCCAACAACAGCTCTATCGCTCCGGCCTCGGCGCATTTGCAGGAAGAGTTTCGGTAAATCTTGTCGGCGGTCGCGCAATGAATATTCAGGAGTTCAGCCATTGGAGCCAAAAGACGGTGATCGGAACCAGCCTGACAATACAGACATCAACGGGACAATACGACGACGCACGTTTGATTAACGTGGGACAACATCGGTGGTCTTTTAAGCCTGAGATTGGACTCTCGCGCCGCTTCGGCCACTGGGTGGTTGATGGTTATGGCGCAGTATGGTTCTTCACGCCCAATAACGACTTCTTTACGAACTCACCGGGATCCAAAGGACCTAACCTGCAGACGCAAAACCCAATGGGAGCTGTCGAGGCGCATTTAAGTTATGACGTTAAGCCTCGTTTGTGGGTGTCGATAGACGGCAACTACTGGCATGGAGGCGCAACGAATCTTAACGGCATTGAAACCCCGACAACGCTGCAAGCCAACTCTAGGATAGGTGTGACTGCAGCGATACCGGTGTCAAAGCGTCAATCGTTAAAGTTCAGTTACAGCAATGGAACCTATACAACTTTTGGAGGAGACTTCCAGAATGTATCGGTAGCCTGGCAGTACTCATGGATCGGCCATCCCCGGTAA
- a CDS encoding DNA-3-methyladenine glycosylase translates to MQKQRRATARLIPRSFFARSSDVVAPDLLGKILVHEIQGTRVSGRIIETEAYLGLDDPASHAYRGQSPANAILFGPPGLAHVYLIYGLHYCLSISAHQERHAGGVLIRALLPMTGVELMAELRGKPGATNAQWLTGVPGRVCQAFGIDRKTYNGIDVTRRPSPLRIIEDEYKCTSVSVTKRIGITKGADHPLRFVCDLSRS, encoded by the coding sequence ATGCAGAAGCAAAGACGTGCGACAGCACGGCTCATTCCGAGATCATTCTTCGCGCGGTCATCCGACGTGGTTGCCCCCGACTTGCTCGGAAAGATCCTGGTCCACGAGATCCAAGGCACTCGTGTGAGTGGACGGATCATCGAAACAGAGGCATATCTTGGACTCGACGATCCTGCGTCTCACGCATATCGAGGACAATCTCCCGCCAATGCCATACTCTTCGGCCCTCCAGGTCTCGCACACGTCTACCTGATCTACGGTCTACATTATTGCCTCAGTATCTCGGCGCATCAGGAACGGCACGCCGGAGGCGTTCTGATCCGTGCGTTACTTCCAATGACTGGTGTGGAACTAATGGCCGAGTTGAGGGGCAAGCCCGGAGCTACGAATGCGCAGTGGCTTACCGGGGTGCCTGGTCGCGTCTGCCAGGCCTTTGGTATCGACCGGAAAACATATAACGGCATCGATGTAACACGTAGGCCCTCGCCCCTTCGAATCATCGAGGATGAGTACAAGTGCACATCGGTATCCGTCACAAAACGAATCGGTATCACTAAAGGAGCGGATCACCCACTGCGTTTTGTTTGCGATCTCTCGCGCTCGTAG